The following are encoded in a window of Candidatus Paceibacterota bacterium genomic DNA:
- a CDS encoding response regulator transcription factor has product MRSRTFAPSTAAPANGVGLGRRNHSHDGGSLPGASQPIRLLLADDHPVVRRGLRACLERHPNIQVVGEAADGRETINQARALVPDVLLTDIYMPHLTGLAVVETLNRELPQIKVLLLSTQTDGAFVLRCIQVGASGYVLKESSPEDIVRAIETVHSGAPFFSPDVAHVAINQMVRGNQTGPGLADLTDREREVLTHIADGLCNKEIGCRLNISTRTVETHRERLMHKLEIHNTAGLTRFAVAKGLVTISGVAATWNRASEVSARSVLCELARAGGY; this is encoded by the coding sequence ATGAGATCACGCACGTTTGCCCCATCGACTGCGGCCCCCGCCAACGGTGTTGGCCTCGGCCGGCGCAACCACTCTCACGACGGTGGCAGTCTTCCCGGCGCGAGCCAGCCAATCCGGCTGCTATTGGCGGATGACCACCCGGTCGTGCGCCGCGGTCTCAGGGCCTGCCTGGAACGGCATCCGAACATCCAGGTGGTCGGGGAAGCCGCTGACGGGCGGGAGACGATCAATCAGGCCAGGGCGCTGGTTCCAGATGTCCTGTTAACCGACATCTACATGCCGCACCTGACCGGGTTGGCCGTGGTTGAAACCCTGAATAGAGAATTGCCGCAGATCAAAGTTCTGCTGTTGTCCACGCAGACAGATGGCGCATTTGTGTTGCGCTGCATCCAGGTGGGCGCCAGCGGGTACGTCCTCAAGGAGTCGTCGCCCGAAGATATTGTCCGGGCGATAGAGACCGTCCACTCCGGCGCGCCCTTCTTCAGTCCCGACGTGGCTCACGTCGCTATCAACCAGATGGTCCGGGGCAACCAGACGGGCCCTGGTTTGGCTGATCTAACTGATCGGGAGCGCGAAGTCTTGACTCACATCGCCGACGGTCTGTGCAACAAGGAAATCGGGTGTCGCCTGAACATCAGCACCCGTACCGTGGAGACCCATCGCGAGCGGTTAATGCACAAGCTCGAAATCCACAACACCGCCGGCCTGACCCGGTTCGCCGTCGCCAAGGGCTTGGTAACGATCTCCGGAGTAGCCGCCACATGGAACCGGGCGTCGGAGGTTTCGGCGAGGAGCGTTCTTTGCGAACTTGCCAGGGCTGGAGGTTATTGA